From a region of the Cucumis sativus cultivar 9930 chromosome 6, Cucumber_9930_V3, whole genome shotgun sequence genome:
- the LOC101205203 gene encoding aspartic proteinase-like protein 2, translating to MRLFFCFIYALASVVALTLAGTAVISPGPNHFLLHRAFPHFPSPHFHSLKARDRLRHSRLLRRLAGGIVNFSVKGSSNPFVGLYFTKVKLGNPAREFNVQIDTGSDILWVTCSPCDGCPDSSGLGIELNLFDTTKSSSARVLPCTDPICAAVSTTTDQCLTQTDHCSYSFHYRDRSGTSGFYVTDSMHFDILLGESTIANSSATIVFGCSIYQYGDLTRATKALDGIFGFGQGEFSVISQLSSRGITPKVFSHCLKGGENGGGILVLGEILEPSIVYSPLIPSQPHYTLKLQSIALSGQLFPNPTMFPISNAGETIIDSGTTLAYLVEEVYDWIVSVITSAVSQSATPTISRGSQCFRVSMSVADIFPVLRFNFEGIASMVVTPEEYLQFDSIEPALWCIGFQKAEDGLNILGDLVLKDKIIVYDLARQRIGWANYDCSSSVNVSVTSGKDVFINEGQLSVSSSSRKHFYQLLNIVIVLLIHLKLF from the exons ATGCGCCTCTTTTTCTGCTTCATCTATGCCTTAGCCTCCGTCGTTGCTCTCACCCTCGCCGGCACGGCGGTTATCTCCCCCGGCCCCAACCATTTCCTTCTCCACAGAGCCTTCCCCCACTTTCCCTCTCCCCACTTTCACTCCCTCAAAGCTCGCGACCGCCTCCGCCATTCCCGCCTCTTGCGACGACTCGCCGGTGGCATCGTCAATTTCTCCGTTAAAGGCTCCTCCAATCCTTTCGTCGG GCTTTATTTCACCAAGGTGAAGTTGGGAAATCCTGCGAGGGAATTCAATGTGCAGATCGATACTGGGAGTGACATTTTGTGGGTCACTTGCAGTCCTTGCGATGGCTGTCCTGATTCGAGCGGACTTGGA ATTGAACTCAACTTATTTGATACTACAAAGTCGTCCTCTGCTAGGGTTCTTCCCTGCACAGATCCAATATGTGCAGCAGTTTCAACTACTACAGATCAATGCTTAACCCAGACTGACCATTGCAGTTACTCCTTCCACTATCGGGATAGAAGTGGAACGTCCGGCTTTTATGTTACTGATTCGATGCATTTTGACATACTTCTTGGGGAGTCAACTATTGCTAATTCATCAGCAACTATTGTTTTTGG GTGCAGCATATATCAGTATGGGGATTTGACTCGGGCAACCAAAGCACTTGATGGAATTTTTGGGTTTGGTCAAGGGGAGTTCTCAGTTATTTCACAATTATCTTCTCGAGGGATAACACCTAAAGTGTTCTCCCATTGTTTGAAAGGAGGAGAAAATGGAGGGGGTATCTTGGTTCTTGGTGAGATTCTGGAGCCCAGCATTGTTTATAGTCCACTTATTCCATCTCA GCCGCACTATACATTAAAGTTACAGAGTATTGCACTCAGTGGGCAACTGTTTCCAAACCCCACCATGTTTCCTATATCAAATGCAGGAGAAACTATTATTGACTCCGGGACAACTTTGGCATACCTTGTCGAAGAAGTTTATGATTGGATTGTCAGTGTG ATAACTTCTGCTGTTTCTCAGTCAGCCACTCCCACAATTTCGAGGGGTAGCCAATGCTTCAGAGTCTCTATGAG TGTAGCAGACATATTTCCTGTCCTCAGGTTTAATTTTGAGGGCATTGCATCCATGGTGGTGACTCCTGAAGAATATCTTCAGTTTGACTCCATA GAACCAGCCTTATGGTGCATAGGTTTTCAGAAAGCTGAGGATGGATTGAACATTTTAGGAG ATCTTgttttgaaagataaaatcatTGTCTATGACTTAGCTCGGCAACGGATTGGATGGGCGAATTATGACT GTTCGTCGTCCGTAAATGTTTCTGTAACATCTGGAAAGGATGTTTTCATCAATGAAGGACAGCTGAGTGTAAGCAGCTCCTCAAGGAAGCATTTCTATCAGCTGCTCAACATTGTTATTGTACTACTAATACATTTAAAACTGTTCTGA
- the LOC101205446 gene encoding threonine dehydratase biosynthetic, chloroplastic: MESLLSTTTTSVPNSLALKSLLPSQPSIIPHSSIQLSNRTKTVRRSNFPSFLASLSKLPKGSANSSSNNNTKTNAVVDGSIAIVTGVPEVSWKDLQYPAGMLGAIPKRPEVIDERRQMEYLTNILSSKVYDVAIESPLELARKLSTQLGIQLWLKRDDSQFVFSFKIRGAYNMMANLPKEALERGVICASAGNHAQGVALAAGRLRTEAIIVMPRSTPPIKIEAVRSLGGNVLLHGDTFDDAQEHARQLSKERNLTIIPPFDNEDVIIGQGTVGMEIGRQMRGPLHAIFVPVGGGGLLAGVASFYKLVFPEVKIIGVEPNDANSMASALHNDQVVKLETVGTFADGVAVKQVGDENFRISRELIDGIVLVDKDAIAACIKDMFEDTRSILEPAGALSIAGAKAYCEYNNIKGVNIVAVTSGANMNFDQLGSIADNADSGNQTEATFATILPEKPGSLITFSDLMGSRSVTEFKYRFNSEKNAIVLYSVGVKVASELGEVKKKIESSPFETYDLTKNELVKDHLRYMMGGRSSVPNEVFYRFTLPERSGALLQFLDAFSPRWNISLIHYRRQGIISADVLVGLQIEGSEEAEFHESARKLGFGYVVVSNDPASKLLTQVV; the protein is encoded by the exons atggagtCCCTTCTTTCCACAACCACAACCTCTGTTCCAAACTCACTCGCCCTCAAATCTTTGCTTCCATCTCAACCTTCCATTATTCCACACTCTTCCATTCAACTTTCCAACAGAACCAAAACAGTCAGACGTTCGAATTTCCCATCATTCCTCGCTTCTCTTTCGAAACTCCCTAAAGGTAGTGCTAAtagtagtagtaataataatactaagaCCAATGCTGTTGTTGATGGCTCGATTGCGATCGTTACGGGGGTTCCTGAGGTTTCGTGGAAGGACTTGCAGTACCCAGCAGGGATGCTCGGGGCCATTCCCAAACGGCCGGAGGTTATTGATGAAAGAAGGCAAATGGAGtatttgacaaatatattGTCTTCTAAAGTCTATGATGTTGCTATTGAATCTCCATTGGAACTTGCTCGCAAGTTGTCGACTCAATTGGGGATCCAACTATGGCTCAAGAGAGATGATTCTCAATTT GTGTTCTCTTTTAAGATTCGAGGAGCTTATAACATGATGGCCAATCTTCCCAAAGAAGCATTAGAAAGAGGAGTTATTTGTGCTTCAGCTGGAAATCATGCACAGGGAGTTGCATTAGCTGCTGGAAGATTAAGAACTGAGGCCATCATCGTTATGCCTCGTTCCACTCCTCCAATTAAG ATAGAGGCAGTTCGGAGTTTAGGTGGAAATGTTCTTTTACATGGAGATACTTTTGATGACGCACAAGAACATGCTCGACAACTGAGTAAAGAACGTAACCTTACAATCATCCCTCCTTTTGATAACGAAGATGTCATTATAGGTCAAGGAACAGTTGGAATGGAAATTGGACGTCAAATGAGAGGTCCATTACATGCAATTTTTGTCCCGGTTGGTGGTGGCGGTCTTCTAGCCGGTGTTGCTTCATTTTACAAGCTAGTTTTTCCTGAG GTAAAGATTATTGGGGTGGAGCCAAACGATGCAAATTCCATGGCATCTGCATTACATAATGATCAAGTAGTAAAATTAGAAACAGTTGGAACTTTTGCAGATGGTGTGGCTGTTAAACAAGTTGGGGATGAAAATTTTCGAATTAGTAGAGAACTCATTGATGGTATTGTTCTTGTTGATAAAGATGCCATAGCCGCTTGCATAAAG GATATGTTTGAGGACACAAGGAGCATATTGGAACCAGCAGGGGCACTTTCAATTGCTGGAGCAAAAGcatattgtgaatacaataatataaaaggaGTGAATATTGTGGCAGTAACAAGTGGTGCAAATATGAACTTTGATCAATTAGGTAGCATTGCTGATAATGCTGATTCTGGTAATCAAACTGAGGCTACTTTTGCAACTATACTCCCTGAAAAACCCGGAAGCTTAATAACATTTTCTGACTTg ATGGGATCAAGAAGCGTTACCGAATTTAAATATCGATTCAACTCCGAAAAGAATGCAATTGTGCTTTATAg TGTTGGGGTGAAGGTGGCATCAGAGCTGGGagaagtgaagaaaaagatagaatcTTCACCATTTGAAACTTATGATCTCACGAAGAATGAACTTGTTAAGGATCACTTGCGTTACATg ATGGGAGGTAGATCAAGCGTTCCAAACGAAGTTTTCTATCGTTTTACCCTCCCAGAAAGATCGGGAGCTCTATTACAATTCCTAGATGCTTTCAGTCCACGTTGGAACATTAGCTTAATTCACTACCGTCGACAG GGTATAATTAGTGCAGATGTATTAGTTGGGCTTCAGATTGAAGGATCAGAAGAGGCTGAATTCCATGAAAGTGCTAGAAAGCTTGGATTTGGTTATGTTGTTGTTTCTAATGATCCAGCTTCAAAGCTTCTAACACAAGTAgtgtaa
- the LOC101205445 gene encoding threonine dehydratase biosynthetic, chloroplastic — MSFWPREQPRGGRAGDGGRHFQDQWEHQEGRGRGRPDLGFHFQTPNPWEQQPRPTTQRDQHATVVDPKNNETITIKIPVVSWKELQYPSGKLGAIPKRPEVIDEQKQMEYLKKILSSKVYDVASESPLHFAPNLSKGTGVNIWLKREDTHPVYSFKLRGAYNMMSQLSKNDLEKGVICASAGNHAQGVALAASKLKTQSLTVMPRSTPPNKIEAVKKLGGNVVLFGDTFDDALEHAKQVCKEQNLKIIPPFDNEDIIVGQGTVGMEIGHQMREPVDAIFVPVGGGGLIAGVASYYKLVYPKVKIIGVEPYDANSMASALYNDQVVQVQDVGTFADGVDIKRVGDETFRISRELVDGIVLVDKHEMAAAIKEVYEDTKSMLEPAGALAVAGAKAYYKYNNIKGVNVVAITSGANMNFDQLSSIAGKVDSEATFASILPEKPGSLKSALSHLVGSRNITEIKYRHNSEKDAIVFYSVWLSEISELEDMKKQIESSTFETFDLTNNEVFKDHFRYMVGGRSNVPNEVFYRFTLPDRPGSLSQCLDALSPRWDISLIHYRRQGTISGDVLIGLQVRDSEMDELNESAKKLGFDYAAVSYNDPASKLFTNI; from the exons ATGTCATTTTGGCCAAGGGAACAGCCAAGAGGAGGAAGGGCAGGAGATGGCGGCCGCCATTTCCAAGACCAATGGGAACATCAAGAAGGAAGGGGAAGGGGAAGGCCAGACCTTGGCTTCCATTTCCAAACGCCAAACCCGTGGGAACAACAACCCCGCCCAACAACTCAAAGGGACCAACATGCCACGGTTGTAGATCCTAAGAATAATGAGACTATTACGATTAAGATTCCGGTTGTGTCGTGGAAAGAGCTGCAGTACCCGTCTGGGAAGCTCGGTGCCATTCCTAAACGGCCCGAGGTTATTGATGAACAAAAACAGatggaatatttgaaaaagatctTGAGTTCTAAGGTGTATGATGTCGCTTCTGAATCCCCATTGCACTTTGCACCTAATTTATCTAAAGGAACGGGAGTCAATATATGGCTGAAGAGGGAAGATACACACCCg GTGTATTCGTTCAAGCTGAGAGGAGCTTATAACATGATGTCACAGCTTTCAAAAAACGACTTAGAAAAAGGAGTAATTTGTGCTTCAGCTGGAAATCATGCCCAAGGTGTTGCATTGGCTGcttctaaattaaaaactcAATCCCTTACTGTTATGCCTCGTTCAACCCCTCCAAATAAG ATTGAGGCAGTTAAGAAATTGGGAGgaaatgttgttttgtttggagaTACTTTCGACGACGCACTTGAACATGCTAAACAGGTGTGTAAAGAACAAAACCTTAAAATAATACCTCCATTTGACAATGAAGATATCATTGTAGGCCAGGGCACAGTTGGAATGGAAATTGGACATCAAATGAGAGAACCAGTGGATGCAATTTTTGTCCCTGTTGGGGGTGGTGGTCTTATCGCCGGTGTTGCTTCTTATTACAAGCTAGTTTATCCTAAA GTAAAGATTATTGGGGTGGAGCCATATGATGCAAATTCAATGGCATCTGCATTATATAATGATCAAGTCGTACAAGTACAAGATGTTGGAACTTTTGCTGATGGTGTGGATATTAAACGAGTTGGGGATGAGACTTTTCGAATTAGTAGAGAACTCGTGGATGGTATAGTTCTTGTTGATAAACACGAAATGGCTGCCGCAATCAAG GAAGTGTATGAGGATACAAAGAGCATGTTGGAACCTGCAGGAGCTCTTGCCGTTGCCGGAGCAAAAGCATATTATAAATACAACAATATCAAAGGAGTAAATGTCGTTGCAATAACAAGTGGTGCAAATATGAACTTTGATCAATTAAGTAGCATTGCTGGTAAAGTTGATTCTGAGGCTACCTTTGCATCTATACTCCCAGAGAAACCTGGATCCTTAAAATCAGCATTATCTCACTTG gTGGGATCAAGAAACATTACAGAAATTAAGTACAGACATAACTCTGAAAAGGATGCTATTGTGTTTTATag tGTTTGGCTGAGTGAGATTTCAGAACTTGAAGATATGAAGAAGCAGATAgaatcttcaacatttgaaacttttgatCTCACGAATAATGAAGTATTCAAGGATCACTTCCGTTACATG GTGGGAGGTAGATCAAACGTTccaaatgaagttttctatCGTTTTACTCTCCCAGACAGGCCAGGATCTCTATCACAGTGCTTAGATGCTTTAAGTCCACGTTGGGACATTAGCTTAATTCACTATCGTCGACAG GGTACAATTAGTGGAGATGTATTAATTGGACTTCAGGTTCGTGATTCAGAGATGGATGAATTGAATGAAAGTGCTAAGAAGCTTGGGTTTGATTATGCTGCTGTTTCTTATAATGATCCTGCATCCAAGCTCTTCACAAACATTTAA